Proteins found in one Gadus macrocephalus chromosome 23, ASM3116895v1 genomic segment:
- the LOC132452625 gene encoding sialoadhesin-like, which translates to MDLRSAARGFLAFLLSVPVLQGNGDWRVTYSSTNVCALRGAMVDINCTYEYHNNVQYRPTTVRTLWFTKGDKYQPVDLLSDSDYTGRVENSCGKVNCTGSRCHGTCTLRIRDLRQSDSAVYKFRFTTNQPSGGYTGDPGVTLSLTDLQVKVSFPDPTDPTWTKLECHSMCGLAGDPPYIWFRNGKKGRQGVNYKGHIPTGENYSCAVEGYERLSSPLVYAPKTPSVTMNPSGEIKEGSSVTLSCSSDANPAANYTWFKVIKGPFSTNLNQGPKLVFKQILTSDSGQYYCLVQTELRQASNWITIHMKYGPKHTSVCSNPSGEIEEGSSVTLSCSSDANPAATYTWFKEHEDSVKETGQNYTITNITSEHEGNYYCQAHNAIGHHDSTFLFIQSNYSFKIHTPPSKSKAPSETFAY; encoded by the exons ATGGATTTAAGATCAGCAGCAAGAGGATTTCTCGCTTTCCTTCTGTCAGTACCAG TTCTTCAGGGTAATGGTGACTGGAGAGTTACGTACTCATCTACTAATGTCTGCGCTTTAAGAGGAGCAATGGTTGACATCAACTGCACTTATGAATACCACAACAACGTACAGTACCGCCCTACCACAGTCAGAACACTGTGGTTTACTAAAGGAGACAAGTATCAGCCAGTTGATTTGCTAAGTGATTCAGACTATACAGGTCGTGTTGAAAATAGCTGTGGAAAGGTCAACTGTACCGGGTCCAGATGTCATGGAACATGTACCCTGAGAATCAGAGACCTGAGACAGAGTGACTCTGCTGTCTACAAGTTTAGGTTCACAACAAACCAACCAAGTGGCGGATATACTGGTGACCCTGGAGTGACGTTATCTCTAACAG ATCTCCAGGTGAAGGTGTCCTTTCCTGACCCTACCGATCCTACCTGGACAAAGCTGGAGTGTCACAGTATGTGTGGTCTAGCTGGTGACCCTCCCTACATCTGGTTCAGAAATGGAAAGAAGGGAAGACAGGGAGTGAACTACAAGGGCCACATTCCGACTGGAGAGAACTATTCATGTGCTGTTGAAGGATACGAACGTCTCAGCTCTCCTTTAGTGT AcgctccaaagaccccctcagtgaCCATGAATCCCTCTGGTGAAATAaaggagggcagttcagtgactctgagctgcagcagtgatgccaacccagcagctaaCTACACCTGGTTCAAGGTTATAAAAGGTCCTTTCTCCACAAACTTGAACCAGGGACCAAAGCTTGTTTTTAAACAAATCCTGACGTCAGACTCTGGACAATACTACTGTCTAGTTCAGACTGAGCTAAGGCAAGCATCTAACTGGATCACTATTCACATGAAAT ATGGGCCTAAACACACTTCTGTTTGTTCAAATCCTTCTGGTGAAATAgaggagggcagttcagtgactctgagctgcagcagtgatgccaacccagcagctacCTACACCTGGTTCAAGGAACATGAAGACTCAGTGAAGGAAACAGGACagaactacaccatcactaatATCACATCTGAGCATGAAGGAAACTATTACTGCCAAGCCCATAATGCAATCGGACATCATGACTCCACCTTTTTATTCATTCAAAGTAATTATTCatttaaaatacacacacctccctcaAAGTCAAAGGCACCCAGTGAAACATTCGCCTACTAA
- the LOC132452626 gene encoding B-cell receptor CD22-like gives MQGRSVTLSCSSDANPAAEYTWFKNNQPLLWGLSQPLTFPSVRPEDRGTYRCHAENKYGHLSSNSIIMDVQYAPKTPSVTVSPSGEIEEGSSVTLSCSSDANPAATYTWFKEHEDSVKETGQNYTITNITSELGGNYYCQAHNAIGHQNSTFLIIKVTSSSSSSSHPAMVAVPTIAFLLATILLLVFLWMRRKRASSKACGQGGRPDTVEEPLPGPLYENVSALTNHLAPAAKREPIEEQDDHHYASIHTFRSENQEVPRCWVGPNVQSDQADAVFYSVVNIKRLNAVPGQSNQTEAAETSELYSTVKKHPRY, from the exons ATGCAGGGCcgttcagtgactctgagctgcagcagtgatgccaacccagcagctgagtACACCTGGTTCAAGAACAACCAACCTCTGCTCTGGGGACTAAGTCAACCTCTTACCTTCCCCTCAGTCCGCCCTGAAGACAGAGGAACGTATCGCTGTCACGCAGAGAACAAATATGGACATCTGAGCTCTAACTCGATAATCATGGATGTCCAGT AcgctccaaagaccccctcagtgaccgtgagtccctctggtgaaatagaggagggcagttcagtgactctgagctgcagcagtgatgccaacccagcagctacCTACACCTGGTTCAAGGAACATGAAGACTCAGTGAAGGAAACAGGACagaactacaccatcactaaCATCACATCTGAGCTTGGGGGAAACTATTACTGCCAAGCTCATAATGCAATCGGACATCAAAACTCCACCTTTTTGATAATTAAAG tgacatcatcatcatcatcatcatcacatccaGCAATGGTAGCTGTACCCACCATTGCTTTCCTACTGGCCACCatactcctcctcgtcttcctctggATGAG AAGAAAGAGGGCCTCGAGTAAAGCATGTGGACAGGGTGGAAGGCCAGATACcgtggaggag CCACTACCAGGTCCTCTGTATGAAAACGTCTCAGCTCTGACCAATCACTTGGCTCCTGCAGCAAAGAGAGAACCAATAGAAGAGCAGGATGACCATCACTATGCCAGCATCCATACCTTTCGTTCAGAGAACCAGGAAGTACCTCGCTGTTGGGTTGGCCCTAATGTCCAATCAGACCAAGCAGATGCTGTCTTTTATTCTGTGGTCAACATTAAGAGACTAAACGCTGTCCCTGG ACAGAGTAACCAGACAGAGGCGGCAGAAACCTCAGAGTTGTACAGCACCGTCAAAAAACACCCCAGATATTGA
- the LOC132452913 gene encoding B-cell receptor CD22-like codes for MNHLLYLYTLVVVNAPKTPSVTVSPSGEIEWGSSVTLSCSSDANPVANYTWFKNNQPLLWGPSQPHTFPLVRPEDRGTYRCHAGNKYGQLSSNLLFMDVQYAPKTPSVTVSPSGEIEEGSSVTLSCSSDANPVANYTWFREHQDSVRESGQNYTITNITSEHGGNYYCQAHNAIGLHNATFLLIQVTSSSSSSSHRAMVAVTTIAVLLATVLLLVFLWMRRKRASSKACGQGGRPDTVEEPLPGPLYENVSTLTNHLAPAAQTEPIEEQDDHHYASIHTSRSENQEVPRCWVGPNVQSDQADAVFYSVVNIKRPNAVPGESDQTEAADISELYSTVKKHPRY; via the exons ATGAATCACTTATTATACTtgtacacactggtggtggtta AcgctccaaagaccccctcGGTGACCGTGAGTCCCTCTGGTGAAATAGAGTGGggcagttcagtgactctgagctgcagcagtgatgccaacccagtAGCTAACTACACCTGGTTCAAGAACAACCAACCTCTCCTCTGGGGACCAAGTCAACCTCATACCTTCCCCTTAGTCCGCCCTGAAGACAGAGGAACGTACCGCTGTCACGCAGGGAACAAATATGGACAACTGAGCTCGAACTTGCTATTCATGGATGTCCAGT ATgctccaaagaccccctcagtgaccgtgagtccctctggtgaaatagaggagggcagttcagtgactctgagctgcagcagtgatgccaacccagtAGCTAACTATACCTGGTTCAGGGAACATCAAGACTCAGTGAGAGAATCAGGACagaactacaccatcactaatATCACATCTGAGCATGGAGGAAACTATTACTGCCAAGCCCATAATGCAATCGGACTTCATAATGCTACCTTTTTGTTAATCCAAG tgacatcatcatcatcatcatcttctcaTCGAGCAATGGTAGCTGTAACAACCATTGCTGTCCTACTGGCCACCgtactcctcctcgtcttcctctggATGAG AAGAAAGAGGGCCTCCAGTAAAGCATGTGGACAGGGAGGAAGGCCAGATActgtggaggag CCACTACCAGGTCCTCTGTATGAAAACGTCTCAACTCTGACCAATCACTTGGCTCCTGCAGCACAGACAGAACCAATAGAAGAGCAGGATGACCATCACTATGCCAGCATCCATACCTCTCGTTCAGAGAACCAGGAAGTTCCTCGCTGTTGGGTTGGCCCTAATGTCCAATCAGACCAAGCAGATGCTGTCTTTTATTCTGTGGTCAACATTAAGAGACCAAACGCTGTCCCTGG AGAGAGTGACCAGACAGAGGCGGCAGACATTTCAGAGTTGTACAGCACCGTCAAAAAACACCCCAGATATTGA
- the LOC132452914 gene encoding B-cell receptor CD22-like, which produces MPQLCKAHCVYLDKQEVLLELTVPWEDRLEEAFERKLSKDSFPSKNEGLQQSMVTGRKARYRGGDPDLQVKVSFPYPTKAKLECHSMCGLAGDPHYIWFRNGQYVLQGMNYWIYIQSGYSYSCAVEGYEHQHSPLVYAPKTPSVTVSPSGEIEEGSSVTLSCSSDANPAANYTWFKVNRDGSSRFMNQGQQLIFRWILSSDSGRYRCDTQNKLGDKCFFISINVKYGPKHISVLSSPSGEIEEGSSVTLSCSSDANPAAEYTWFKNNQSLLWEPSQPHTFPSVRPEDRGTYRCQAENKYGLLRSNLLFMDVKCELNIGLIC; this is translated from the exons ATGCCTCAGCTGTGTAAAGCACATTGTGTCTACCTGGA CAAGCAAGAAGTGCTGCTGGAGCTGACCGTCCCATGGGAAGACCGCCTGGAAGAAGCCTTTGAGAGGAAGCTATCCAAGGATAGCTTTCCTTCG AAGAACGAGGGCCTCCAGCAAAGCATGGTGACAGGGAGGAAGGCCAGATACCGCGGAGGAG ACCCAGACCTCCAGGTGAAAGTCTCCTTTCCTTACCCTACCAAGGCAAAGCTGGAGTGTCACAGCATGTGTGGTCTAGCTGGTGACCCTCACTACATCTGGTTCAGGAATGGACAGTATGTACTACAGGGAATGAACTACTGGATCTACATTCAGTCTGGATACAGCTATTCATGTGCTGTTGAAGGATATGAACATCAACACTCTCCTTTAGTGT ATgctccaaagaccccctcagtgaccgtgagtccctctggtgaaatagaggagggcagttcagtgactctgagctgcagcagtgatgccaacccagcagctaaCTACACCTGGTTCAAGGTTAATAGAGATGGTTCCTCCAGGTTCATGAACCAGGGACAACAGCTCATCTTTAGGTGGATCCTATCTTCCGACTCTGGACGATATCGCTGTGACACTCAGAATAAGCTAGGGGATAAATGTTTTTTCATCTCTATTAACGTAAAAT ATGGGCCTAAACACATATCTGTGTTATCAAGTCCCTCTGGTGAAATAgaggagggcagttcagtgactctgagctgcagcagtgatgccaacccagcagctgagtACACCTGGTTCAAGAACAACCAATCTCTGCTCTGGGAACCAAGTCAACCTCATACCTTCCCCTCAGTCCGCCCTGAAGACAGAGGAACGTACCGCTGTCAAGCAGAGAACAAATATGGACTACTTCGCTCGAACTTGCTATTCATGGATGTCAAGTGTGAGTTGAATATCGGACTAATATGTTAA